Proteins from a genomic interval of Salinivibrio kushneri:
- the fis gene encoding DNA-binding transcriptional regulator Fis, with product MFEQNLTSETLTVTTVTSQDQITQKPLRDSVKASLKNYLAQLNGQEVNDLYELVLAEVEQPLLDTIMQYTRGNQTRAATMMGINRGTLRKKLKKYGMN from the coding sequence ATGTTCGAACAAAACCTGACTTCCGAAACATTGACAGTAACGACTGTAACTTCACAAGATCAAATTACGCAAAAGCCACTTCGTGACTCTGTAAAAGCGTCCTTGAAGAACTACCTCGCGCAATTGAATGGCCAGGAAGTCAACGATCTGTATGAGCTTGTCCTCGCAGAAGTTGAGCAGCCACTGCTGGATACCATCATGCAATACACGCGCGGCAACCAAACCCGCGCAGCCACCATGATGGGCATCAACCGCGGTACATTGCGTAAGAAACTGAAAAAATACGGCATGAACTGA
- a CDS encoding RNA-binding domain-containing protein produces MNIAIEDILDLKTLVESDQVEFKLAGGKDGKGALPKDFWSSYSAMANGRGGWVILGVLEKHGEFTPVGVSEPEKLKTDLFNQLNDRDKVSSNVISNQDVQHVMLQDKPVLAVHVPPASRKQKPVHLKKTPFGNTYLRIHEGDRRCDDETVKRMLAEQLYDSRDNEVLSDHYSFADDISIDSLKTYRNLLAAHSPQHPYLEYELFELFKKIGGWRKDRETGKQGITIAGILMFGNWEAITAAAPNYFVDYQERPEAKTELRWIDRVCPDGTWSGNLFDFYRKVYQKLTAELKVPFTLEQGQRKADTPVHTALREALVNCIVHADFTERVSILVVKRPDMFGFRNPGLMRIPLEEVIAGGTSDCRNRLLHQMFLLIGLGERAGSGMPKIFSGWKSVNWRTPKLWEKMPPAQTLLELSTASLIPNDIRKLLHQQFGESFNRLDDFEQLIVTTAAVEGWINHERACQLTTRHSREVTLALPRLEAKGFLVSNGEQKQKTYTLPGVTLPTPDEVFASISTRNIASSLETSTYSKPSSTHNGFNSTYNEESSKHSAPPSNRDNHGRLIALEHFDLPFIDRVEELSSSLREELMAFAQAPRKKKRLRKEQMTSAIANVCQGHYVSAAALAVILDRDQQSIRQQYLKAMVDNEQLGLAFPQYKNHPRQGYTSLVQED; encoded by the coding sequence ATGAACATAGCTATCGAGGATATCCTAGACCTTAAAACCCTGGTTGAGTCTGACCAAGTCGAGTTCAAACTGGCTGGCGGTAAAGACGGTAAAGGAGCATTGCCCAAAGACTTCTGGTCATCCTACTCGGCCATGGCCAACGGCCGTGGCGGGTGGGTTATACTCGGTGTTCTAGAAAAACATGGTGAGTTCACTCCTGTTGGCGTCAGCGAACCCGAAAAATTGAAAACAGACCTTTTCAATCAACTCAATGATCGCGACAAGGTCAGTAGCAATGTAATATCCAATCAGGATGTACAACATGTAATGCTACAGGATAAGCCTGTACTGGCTGTTCACGTTCCACCTGCATCTCGCAAGCAAAAGCCTGTTCATCTGAAGAAAACGCCTTTCGGAAATACTTACTTACGTATACACGAGGGAGATCGTCGCTGTGACGATGAAACAGTCAAGCGCATGCTCGCTGAACAGCTCTATGACAGTCGCGACAATGAAGTTCTTTCGGATCATTACAGTTTTGCTGATGATATCAGCATTGATAGCTTGAAGACCTACCGCAACCTGCTCGCAGCACATAGTCCCCAGCATCCATACCTTGAATATGAACTCTTCGAATTATTCAAAAAGATAGGTGGATGGCGAAAAGACCGTGAAACAGGCAAGCAAGGGATCACCATAGCAGGCATACTCATGTTCGGTAATTGGGAAGCTATTACCGCAGCAGCGCCTAATTACTTTGTCGATTATCAAGAACGACCCGAAGCCAAGACTGAACTACGATGGATTGATCGTGTCTGCCCTGATGGCACTTGGTCAGGCAACCTTTTTGATTTCTATCGCAAAGTCTACCAAAAGCTTACAGCCGAACTAAAAGTACCATTCACGCTAGAACAAGGACAACGCAAAGCTGATACGCCTGTTCACACTGCACTTCGTGAAGCACTAGTCAATTGTATCGTCCATGCAGACTTTACTGAGCGCGTTTCTATTTTAGTCGTCAAACGGCCGGATATGTTCGGTTTTCGAAATCCCGGTCTAATGCGAATACCTCTGGAAGAGGTAATTGCAGGGGGAACCAGTGATTGTCGCAACCGTCTGCTACATCAGATGTTTCTTCTGATAGGCTTAGGCGAACGAGCGGGTTCTGGTATGCCAAAAATCTTTAGTGGGTGGAAATCCGTAAACTGGCGCACTCCAAAGCTCTGGGAGAAAATGCCGCCGGCTCAAACATTATTAGAGCTATCTACAGCGAGTTTAATCCCAAATGACATTCGTAAGCTTCTACACCAACAATTTGGTGAGAGCTTTAACAGATTGGATGACTTTGAACAACTCATTGTGACAACCGCAGCGGTGGAAGGGTGGATCAATCATGAACGTGCTTGTCAGCTTACAACTCGTCACTCAAGGGAAGTGACACTCGCTTTACCTCGTTTAGAAGCTAAAGGGTTTCTTGTTTCAAATGGGGAGCAGAAACAAAAGACCTACACATTGCCCGGCGTAACGCTACCTACTCCAGACGAAGTATTTGCCTCTATTAGTACTAGAAATATTGCAAGCTCTCTCGAAACCTCCACATATAGCAAGCCTAGCTCCACACATAACGGTTTTAACTCCACATATAACGAAGAGAGCTCCAAACATAGTGCCCCCCCATCAAATAGAGATAACCACGGCCGTCTCATCGCTCTAGAGCATTTTGACTTACCATTTATAGACAGAGTGGAAGAATTGAGCAGTAGCCTCAGAGAAGAGCTAATGGCTTTTGCTCAAGCACCTAGAAAGAAAAAGCGTCTCAGAAAAGAACAGATGACCTCTGCTATCGCCAATGTATGCCAGGGGCACTACGTTTCCGCCGCTGCCTTAGCTGTCATTTTAGATAGAGACCAACAATCAATACGGCAGCAGTACCTTAAGGCTATGGTAGACAATGAGCAGCTTGGTCTGGCCTTCCCTCAGTACAAAAATCATCCAAGACAAGGCTATACCTCATTAGTCCAAGAGGACTAA
- the zntR gene encoding Zn(2+)-responsive transcriptional regulator, translating to MTKLLQIGELAKHCGVSTDTLRFYEKSGLLAPSARTEGGYRLYADEDISQVMFILRGKEMGLSLDEIHELSDIREEATLHTCAEVKGITQRRLNEVSEKIAALERVKHALTRLNAACCGMDDDDATHCSILETLADSEDSNSCC from the coding sequence ATGACCAAGTTGCTGCAAATAGGTGAGCTAGCCAAGCACTGTGGTGTCTCCACCGATACACTGCGTTTTTATGAAAAATCAGGCTTGCTGGCGCCGAGTGCGCGCACCGAAGGTGGATACCGGCTTTATGCCGATGAGGACATTAGCCAAGTGATGTTCATTTTGCGCGGCAAAGAGATGGGGTTATCGCTTGATGAAATTCACGAGTTGTCCGACATTCGCGAAGAAGCGACCTTACACACTTGTGCAGAAGTGAAGGGGATCACCCAGCGACGCCTGAATGAGGTCTCAGAGAAGATAGCGGCGCTTGAGCGGGTCAAGCATGCACTGACACGTTTAAATGCCGCCTGCTGCGGTATGGACGACGATGACGCGACCCATTGCTCGATATTAGAAACCCTGGCGGACAGCGAAGACTCCAATTCATGTTGCTAG
- the purH gene encoding bifunctional phosphoribosylaminoimidazolecarboxamide formyltransferase/IMP cyclohydrolase, translated as MENLRPIRRALLSVSDKTGVVEFAQALAQRGVELLSTGGTARLLAENGLAVTEVSEHTGFPEMMDGRVKTLHPKIHGGILGRRGQDDAVMEQHQIAPIDMVVVNLYPFAQTVANPDCTREQAIENIDIGGPTMVRSAAKNHADVTIVVNSQDYDRVLTEMDQHQQSLTHATRFDLAIAAFEHTAAYDAMIANYFGTQVPTYHHAEDSQDSPFPRTLTQHWVKKQDMRYGENSHQAGAFYTEAQPQEASVATATQLQGKALSYNNIADTDAALECVKEFEQPACVIVKHANPCGVAIGEDLLSAYQRAYQTDPTSAFGGIIAFNRELDGDTAHAIVERQFVEVIIAPRVSEAAKAVVAAKKNVRLLECAQWQARTTGWDSKRVNGGLLVQARDQGMVGLDDLRIVTERQPTDKELSDALFCWKVAKYVKSNAIVYAKDSMTIGVGAGQMSRVYSAKIAGIKAADEQLEVAGSVMASDAFFPFRDGIDAAAKAGITCVIQPGGSMRDEEVIAAANEHGMAMVFTGMRHFRH; from the coding sequence ATGGAAAATCTGCGTCCTATTCGTCGCGCGTTACTGAGCGTGTCTGATAAAACCGGTGTGGTCGAGTTTGCCCAAGCACTCGCCCAACGCGGTGTCGAACTGCTATCGACCGGCGGCACGGCCCGTTTACTCGCAGAAAACGGCCTTGCGGTCACCGAAGTCTCCGAGCATACCGGCTTCCCAGAAATGATGGATGGCCGCGTGAAAACCCTCCACCCGAAAATTCACGGCGGCATTTTGGGCCGACGCGGGCAAGACGATGCAGTGATGGAACAGCATCAGATCGCACCGATTGATATGGTGGTAGTGAATCTCTACCCGTTCGCACAAACCGTTGCCAACCCAGATTGCACACGCGAGCAAGCCATCGAAAATATCGATATCGGCGGTCCGACCATGGTGCGCTCAGCGGCGAAAAACCATGCCGACGTCACCATTGTGGTGAACAGCCAAGACTATGATCGCGTGCTCACCGAGATGGATCAGCACCAGCAGTCTTTGACACATGCCACGCGCTTTGATTTAGCGATTGCCGCGTTTGAGCACACCGCGGCCTACGATGCCATGATTGCAAATTACTTTGGCACCCAAGTCCCTACCTACCATCACGCCGAAGACAGCCAAGACTCGCCATTCCCACGTACCCTGACGCAACACTGGGTCAAAAAGCAAGACATGCGCTATGGCGAGAACAGCCATCAGGCAGGCGCGTTTTATACTGAAGCCCAACCGCAAGAGGCCTCGGTGGCGACGGCGACCCAGCTACAGGGCAAGGCGCTGTCTTATAACAATATCGCTGACACCGATGCGGCACTGGAGTGCGTGAAAGAGTTTGAACAGCCTGCCTGCGTGATTGTAAAACACGCCAACCCCTGTGGCGTTGCCATTGGCGAAGACTTACTCAGTGCCTATCAGCGTGCGTATCAAACCGATCCGACCTCAGCATTTGGCGGCATTATTGCCTTTAACCGTGAGCTGGACGGCGACACGGCACACGCCATTGTTGAACGTCAATTTGTTGAAGTGATCATCGCACCTCGCGTCAGTGAGGCCGCCAAAGCGGTGGTTGCGGCAAAGAAAAACGTCCGTCTTCTCGAGTGTGCCCAATGGCAAGCGCGCACCACAGGGTGGGATAGCAAGCGCGTCAATGGCGGCTTGTTAGTCCAAGCCCGCGACCAAGGTATGGTCGGTTTAGACGATTTGCGTATTGTCACTGAGCGTCAGCCCACAGACAAAGAGCTAAGCGATGCGCTATTTTGCTGGAAAGTGGCAAAATACGTGAAATCAAACGCGATTGTGTATGCCAAAGACAGCATGACCATCGGCGTGGGCGCCGGTCAAATGAGCCGCGTCTACTCGGCAAAAATAGCCGGCATCAAAGCGGCCGATGAGCAGCTCGAAGTGGCCGGTAGCGTGATGGCTTCTGATGCCTTCTTCCCTTTCCGTGACGGCATTGATGCTGCGGCAAAAGCCGGGATCACCTGCGTGATCCAGCCGGGTGGCTCGATGCGTGATGAAGAAGTGATTGCCGCCGCCAATGAGCATGGCATGGCGATGGTCTTTACCGGTATGCGCCATTTCCGCCACTAA
- the purD gene encoding phosphoribosylamine--glycine ligase, producing the protein MKVLVIGGGGREHALAWKAAQSSNVDTVYCAPGNAGTAHEKKVSNIAIAADDVEGLLAFAREQQIDLTIVGPEAPLVLGVVDAFREHGLAIFGPTQAAAQLEGSKAFSKDFLARHGIPTAAYRTFSTVEPALAYIAEKGAPIVVKADGLAAGKGVIVAMTEQEATEAVRDMLSGNAFGEAGHRVVIEEFLQGEEASFIVMVDGEHVLPMATSQDHKRVGEGDTGLNTGGMGAYSPAPVVTDAIHQRVMDEVIMPTVEGMHADGTPYTGFLYAGLMITADGTPKVIEFNCRFGDPETQPIMMRLQSDLVALCLAGSEGRLDKVESHWDPRAAVGVVLAAGGYPGEYRKGDRITGLPTDSETAKVFHAGTALKDGDIVTAGGRVLCATALGENVTTAKQGADALAALIHWPGCFYRNDIAHRAVSREQTA; encoded by the coding sequence ATGAAGGTTTTAGTGATTGGTGGCGGTGGCCGCGAACATGCCCTAGCGTGGAAAGCCGCGCAGTCATCGAACGTCGACACCGTTTACTGCGCACCGGGTAATGCCGGCACCGCCCATGAGAAAAAAGTCAGCAATATTGCCATCGCCGCTGATGACGTCGAGGGGTTGCTGGCCTTTGCCCGCGAGCAACAGATTGATTTAACCATCGTCGGCCCTGAAGCGCCCTTGGTGTTGGGCGTGGTCGATGCCTTCCGTGAACACGGCTTGGCCATTTTTGGCCCCACCCAAGCAGCGGCGCAACTTGAAGGCTCCAAAGCCTTCAGCAAAGACTTTTTGGCGCGTCACGGCATTCCCACTGCCGCCTACCGAACCTTTTCGACGGTTGAGCCCGCGCTAGCCTACATCGCGGAAAAAGGTGCGCCCATTGTGGTCAAAGCCGATGGCTTGGCCGCCGGGAAAGGGGTCATTGTGGCGATGACCGAGCAAGAAGCCACCGAGGCGGTGCGCGATATGCTCTCAGGCAATGCGTTTGGTGAAGCCGGCCACCGCGTGGTCATCGAGGAATTCCTGCAAGGTGAAGAAGCAAGCTTTATCGTCATGGTCGATGGTGAGCATGTGCTCCCCATGGCCACCAGCCAAGACCACAAACGGGTTGGAGAGGGCGATACTGGCCTCAATACCGGCGGGATGGGCGCATACTCGCCTGCTCCTGTGGTCACCGATGCGATTCACCAACGCGTGATGGACGAGGTGATTATGCCCACCGTAGAGGGAATGCATGCAGATGGCACCCCCTACACCGGCTTTTTGTACGCAGGACTTATGATTACCGCCGATGGCACGCCAAAAGTGATTGAGTTTAACTGTCGCTTTGGCGATCCGGAAACCCAGCCGATTATGATGCGCTTGCAATCAGACTTGGTTGCGCTTTGCTTGGCAGGTAGCGAAGGGCGTCTTGATAAGGTCGAGTCTCACTGGGATCCGCGTGCAGCCGTGGGTGTGGTCTTAGCCGCTGGCGGCTATCCAGGTGAGTATCGAAAAGGCGATCGCATCACGGGTTTACCCACCGATAGTGAGACGGCCAAAGTGTTTCATGCCGGTACCGCGCTGAAAGACGGTGATATCGTGACCGCTGGCGGACGTGTGCTCTGTGCGACCGCATTAGGTGAGAATGTTACTACGGCAAAACAAGGGGCTGACGCGCTCGCGGCCTTGATTCATTGGCCAGGTTGCTTCTACCGCAATGACATCGCCCACCGCGCCGTTTCCCGCGAGCAAACGGCATAA
- a CDS encoding DUF1481 domain-containing protein, which translates to MRFHLCILALVMALTGCSSGKPPKPVTHTTAFAAGDYRAVYWLDSQQGQVIGLAERAWQGDYGQYRSEYAWRAGSLRALKREGKKRVDNRLVPFSMHVRFDANGEPVFQRYHQGDALLPLDSATLSRLYQEANHIERQAQAQLANNVSVLQAQRQGEHWVDCDGERQRWALPETMTPSLVQRINQPGTFVIAGGSPSIGRDQIDFLVHVEGEKRCLQRPRLLDE; encoded by the coding sequence ATGCGCTTTCACCTCTGTATACTTGCCTTAGTGATGGCACTGACAGGCTGTTCTAGTGGTAAGCCGCCAAAGCCCGTCACTCATACCACCGCATTCGCCGCGGGCGATTATCGCGCCGTTTATTGGCTAGATAGCCAACAGGGGCAGGTTATCGGCTTAGCGGAGAGAGCGTGGCAAGGCGATTACGGCCAGTACCGCAGCGAATATGCTTGGCGAGCGGGTAGTCTGCGTGCGTTAAAGCGTGAAGGAAAAAAGCGGGTCGATAACCGCTTGGTGCCCTTTTCGATGCACGTACGGTTTGACGCCAATGGTGAGCCGGTGTTCCAGCGCTATCATCAAGGTGATGCGCTGTTGCCTTTAGACAGTGCGACGTTATCCCGCTTGTATCAAGAAGCGAATCACATTGAGCGCCAAGCACAGGCGCAACTAGCCAACAATGTCTCGGTGCTGCAAGCGCAGCGACAAGGTGAACATTGGGTTGATTGCGACGGCGAGCGTCAGCGTTGGGCATTGCCCGAGACGATGACACCGTCTTTGGTGCAACGTATTAACCAGCCTGGCACCTTTGTGATTGCGGGAGGCAGCCCTAGTATCGGTCGCGACCAGATAGACTTTTTGGTGCATGTCGAGGGGGAAAAGCGTTGTTTACAGCGCCCTCGCTTATTGGATGAATAA
- the hupA gene encoding nucleoid-associated protein HU-alpha, producing MNKTQLIDLIAEKADLSKAQAKTALEATLGGIEGALKEGEQVQLIGFGTFKLNHRAARTGRNPQTGQEIQIAAANVPAFVAGKALKDAVK from the coding sequence ATGAACAAGACCCAACTGATCGACCTGATCGCAGAAAAAGCGGACCTTTCAAAAGCACAAGCGAAAACAGCTTTGGAAGCGACTTTGGGCGGTATAGAAGGCGCCTTGAAAGAAGGCGAGCAGGTACAACTGATTGGCTTCGGTACGTTTAAGCTTAACCACCGTGCAGCACGCACCGGTCGTAACCCACAAACGGGTCAAGAAATTCAAATCGCTGCTGCAAACGTCCCTGCGTTTGTCGCAGGTAAAGCGTTAAAAGACGCTGTTAAGTAA
- a CDS encoding CNNM domain-containing protein — MLILVLFISLSIGVSFICSVLEAVLLSITPSYIANLRHQGHPAAERLNALKKDIDRPLASILTLNTIAHTVGAAGAGAQAAHVFGDAWVGVFSAVLTLAILLLSEIIPKTIGANFWPQLAPGAALVLKWMVWALTPFVWLSEQITKRLSADTTHVKLRDEISAMAMLASESGEMGEDETQMLHNMLKLRDLPATQLMTPRPVLFRIPAEMDVNTFLDEHGDCPFSRPLVYGEQRDDILGFVHKSNIYEAKTQGAGQTPIGNLMRPLAVILPGNSVLQAFDILMIRRAQLAMIVDEYGTVQGIITLEDVFEYLTGREIIDEADTVTDMQQLAYQRWDAWKKQHNMIESQDDDEPPVQRHTDES, encoded by the coding sequence ATGCTCATTCTGGTTCTTTTTATCTCGCTTTCGATTGGCGTCTCCTTCATTTGCTCCGTACTTGAGGCGGTACTGCTCAGTATCACACCCAGCTACATTGCGAATCTCCGCCACCAAGGGCACCCTGCGGCCGAGCGCCTCAATGCGCTTAAAAAGGATATTGATCGCCCCTTGGCCTCGATTCTGACCCTCAACACCATTGCACATACTGTGGGGGCAGCCGGCGCGGGGGCACAAGCGGCTCACGTGTTTGGTGACGCGTGGGTCGGCGTATTCTCCGCCGTATTGACGCTTGCCATTCTGCTTCTCTCAGAAATCATTCCCAAAACCATTGGCGCCAACTTCTGGCCCCAATTAGCCCCTGGCGCGGCACTGGTACTCAAGTGGATGGTGTGGGCACTGACGCCATTCGTTTGGCTGTCTGAGCAGATCACCAAGCGGCTCAGCGCGGATACCACCCATGTCAAACTACGTGATGAAATCTCAGCGATGGCAATGCTGGCATCAGAAAGTGGGGAAATGGGGGAAGACGAAACACAAATGCTTCATAACATGCTGAAGTTACGTGACCTGCCCGCAACACAGCTGATGACACCGCGCCCGGTCCTGTTTCGCATTCCTGCCGAGATGGATGTGAATACCTTCCTTGACGAGCACGGTGACTGCCCGTTCTCTCGCCCGCTGGTTTACGGTGAGCAGCGTGACGATATTCTAGGCTTTGTCCACAAGTCCAATATCTATGAAGCCAAAACCCAAGGCGCTGGCCAAACGCCGATAGGCAATCTTATGCGCCCCCTCGCGGTGATCCTTCCCGGGAACAGTGTTTTGCAAGCATTTGATATCTTAATGATCCGCCGCGCTCAGTTGGCGATGATTGTCGATGAATATGGCACGGTGCAAGGTATTATCACCTTGGAGGATGTGTTTGAGTACTTAACCGGGCGAGAAATTATCGATGAGGCGGACACGGTCACTGATATGCAACAGCTCGCTTATCAACGTTGGGATGCTTGGAAGAAGCAGCACAACATGATTGAAAGCCAAGATGACGATGAACCACCGGTCCAGCGACATACGGATGAGTCATGA
- a CDS encoding YjaG family protein translates to MLRNPLQLRLEKCENWQHISFMAALVERMVPNYALYCAQTEFADPQAFRNILDAVWESQTVKSAKIDFERQLEKLEPLIPVADEDAIYLTYPAIDACIALSQLLHALLDRDEILPITLKVSQQSIHSVAQLEEAQTGEAVTDENQKRFEAVCEEWDAQWAIFRVLKSAESRDVEMIKSIRQELREAGVSNLGLGVE, encoded by the coding sequence ATGTTACGAAACCCTTTACAACTGCGTTTGGAAAAATGTGAAAACTGGCAGCACATTAGTTTTATGGCTGCGCTGGTGGAACGTATGGTCCCTAACTATGCGCTCTACTGTGCCCAAACTGAATTTGCCGACCCGCAAGCGTTTCGCAATATTCTCGATGCGGTATGGGAATCGCAGACGGTTAAAAGTGCCAAAATTGACTTCGAACGGCAATTGGAAAAGCTAGAGCCATTAATTCCGGTCGCTGATGAGGATGCCATTTATCTGACTTATCCGGCGATTGATGCCTGCATCGCCTTGTCTCAGCTTCTTCACGCCTTATTGGATCGTGATGAAATACTCCCTATTACCCTGAAAGTCTCCCAGCAATCTATCCACAGCGTAGCGCAGCTAGAAGAAGCACAGACCGGTGAGGCGGTGACGGATGAGAATCAAAAGAGGTTTGAAGCGGTTTGTGAAGAGTGGGATGCCCAATGGGCGATTTTCCGTGTGCTAAAAAGTGCGGAAAGCCGTGATGTGGAGATGATCAAAAGCATCCGCCAAGAGCTGCGTGAGGCGGGCGTCAGTAACCTTGGATTAGGTGTCGAGTAA
- a CDS encoding D-2-hydroxyacid dehydrogenase, with translation MDKIYVISEHVETYHQLLETAQLPDLAITSSAEEASVWLADPPLAAPLLPNAKALRWLQSTFAGTDALIKAPFRDYQLTNVRGIFGALMAEYVFGFVLNESRHISQYAEQQAQRCWQPQPYQSLRRQTLALLGTGAIGQHIATVAHAFGMTVLGVNQDGRPVDSFDHTLTLPALEQRLDKVDVLVSTLPATPETDKCLNADFWRQAQDLIFINVGRGATLDEAALLHALDNKKLGLAVLDVMQQEPLPKQHPFWTHPNVRVTPHIAAVSFPEQVFALFADNYRRWHAGEPLMHSVDFDKGY, from the coding sequence GTGGATAAAATCTACGTTATCAGCGAGCATGTCGAGACGTATCACCAGTTGCTTGAAACGGCTCAACTTCCCGATCTCGCTATCACCTCATCCGCAGAGGAGGCCAGTGTCTGGTTGGCCGATCCGCCGCTTGCGGCCCCGCTATTACCCAACGCCAAGGCATTGCGTTGGCTTCAGTCGACCTTTGCCGGTACCGATGCCCTGATTAAAGCCCCTTTCCGCGACTATCAGCTCACCAATGTGCGAGGTATTTTCGGCGCATTGATGGCCGAATATGTCTTCGGGTTTGTGCTCAATGAAAGCCGGCATATAAGCCAGTATGCCGAACAGCAAGCACAGCGTTGCTGGCAGCCTCAGCCCTATCAGTCGTTGCGAAGACAAACGCTCGCCCTCTTAGGCACCGGGGCGATTGGCCAGCATATCGCGACCGTCGCACACGCCTTTGGCATGACCGTACTTGGCGTCAACCAAGATGGGCGGCCCGTCGATAGTTTTGATCACACTCTGACACTACCAGCATTAGAGCAACGCTTAGACAAGGTGGATGTGCTGGTCAGTACCTTGCCCGCCACGCCTGAGACGGATAAATGTTTGAATGCGGATTTTTGGCGACAGGCACAAGACCTCATATTCATCAACGTTGGACGGGGTGCCACCTTGGATGAGGCCGCCCTGCTCCACGCGTTAGATAACAAAAAACTCGGCTTGGCGGTCTTGGATGTAATGCAACAAGAGCCACTGCCGAAGCAGCATCCCTTTTGGACACACCCCAACGTGAGAGTGACTCCCCATATTGCGGCGGTCAGTTTTCCTGAGCAGGTGTTTGCGCTATTTGCCGATAACTATCGCCGCTGGCATGCAGGCGAACCGCTCATGCACTCAGTCGATTTTGACAAAGGTTACTAG
- a CDS encoding uracil-DNA glycosylase family protein, whose protein sequence is MLFEDLDTALAAARACRLCQHWLPDGPRPVIQASANARVLIIGQAPGQRVHESGLPFNDPSGDRLREWLGVTREQFYQPDLFAIMPMGFCYPGKGQSGDLPPARICAPVWHQAIKAHLPHVAVTLLIGQYAQRYYLANKPKTLTETVKHWQKWAPHTFALPHPSPRNTLWLRRNPWFEEEVVPAMRYHVQQALYD, encoded by the coding sequence ATGCTTTTCGAGGATTTAGACACGGCTTTAGCCGCGGCCCGAGCGTGTCGGTTATGCCAACACTGGCTACCCGATGGACCTCGCCCTGTTATCCAAGCCAGTGCTAACGCGCGAGTACTGATTATCGGCCAAGCACCAGGACAACGTGTGCATGAGAGTGGGCTGCCATTTAATGACCCTAGTGGTGATCGTTTGCGGGAATGGCTGGGGGTCACTCGCGAGCAGTTTTACCAGCCAGATTTATTTGCCATCATGCCCATGGGTTTTTGTTATCCCGGCAAAGGTCAATCGGGCGATTTACCGCCGGCACGTATCTGCGCGCCTGTTTGGCACCAGGCAATCAAAGCGCATCTTCCTCACGTTGCGGTAACCTTGCTGATTGGCCAATATGCACAGCGGTACTATTTAGCCAATAAACCAAAAACATTGACCGAGACCGTCAAGCACTGGCAAAAGTGGGCGCCTCACACCTTTGCGCTGCCTCACCCTTCCCCCAGAAACACCTTGTGGTTACGTCGCAATCCGTGGTTTGAAGAGGAGGTGGTGCCCGCCATGCGCTATCACGTTCAACAGGCTTTATACGATTGA